The following proteins are co-located in the Streptomyces kaniharaensis genome:
- a CDS encoding oleate hydratase translates to MPKAHLVGGGIAALSAAAFLIRDAGFAGGDIHLYEGQDDVGGSLDAGGTPETGYTMRGGRMFEAQFRCTYDLLSGIPSLDDPSKSATQDILDSHEESPWDDPARLVRAGGEICDGHAMGFSERHRLELVKCLATPERLLDGKRITDCFDEGFFTTDFWYMWCTTFAFEPWHSAIEFRRYLKRFVHLFPEFETMSGIYRTRYNQYDSIVRPLTAWLLEQGVHLHTGHRVADLAFRHGPGTSVERIHFTGAQDDIPVNDDDLVFVTNGSMTADSVLGSHTAPPEDPDTSLSPDSFLLWHRIARGREDFGNPAVFDLHAGESTWESFTVTAKDPAFLDWMEKFTGRPTGRGGLLTLTDSPWLLTVVVNRQPVYQQQPEGVSVWWGYGLFPDKPGTFVKKPMRECSGAEILQEVLQHLALDPDTAEKIAGTSTVIPCLMPYITSQFLARGHGDRPQVVPKGSTNLAFIGQYAEVPDDVVFTVEYSVRTAWTAVAQLLDLDRQPPAVYKGHHDPHVLAQALHTMHRK, encoded by the coding sequence ATGCCCAAGGCCCACCTGGTCGGCGGCGGCATAGCCGCCCTGTCCGCAGCAGCGTTCCTCATCCGGGACGCGGGTTTCGCCGGCGGCGACATCCACCTCTACGAGGGCCAGGACGACGTCGGCGGCAGCCTGGACGCGGGCGGCACGCCTGAAACGGGGTACACGATGCGCGGCGGCCGGATGTTCGAGGCACAGTTCCGCTGCACGTACGACCTGCTGTCCGGCATCCCCTCGCTGGACGACCCGTCGAAGTCGGCCACCCAGGACATCCTCGACTCACACGAGGAGTCCCCTTGGGACGACCCCGCCCGACTGGTGCGCGCAGGCGGCGAGATCTGCGACGGACACGCCATGGGCTTCTCCGAACGCCACCGGCTCGAACTGGTCAAGTGCCTGGCCACGCCCGAGCGGCTGCTGGACGGCAAGCGCATCACGGACTGCTTCGACGAGGGGTTCTTCACCACCGACTTCTGGTACATGTGGTGCACCACCTTCGCGTTCGAACCCTGGCACAGCGCCATCGAATTCCGGCGCTACCTCAAGCGGTTCGTCCACCTCTTCCCGGAGTTCGAGACGATGTCCGGGATCTACCGGACCCGCTACAACCAGTACGACTCGATCGTCCGCCCGCTCACCGCCTGGCTCCTGGAGCAGGGCGTCCACCTCCACACCGGCCACCGGGTCGCGGACCTGGCCTTCCGGCACGGGCCCGGCACGAGCGTCGAACGCATCCACTTCACCGGCGCGCAGGACGACATCCCGGTCAACGACGACGACCTCGTGTTCGTCACCAACGGCTCGATGACCGCCGACTCCGTCCTCGGCTCCCACACCGCCCCGCCGGAGGACCCGGACACCTCCCTCAGCCCCGACTCCTTCCTGTTGTGGCACCGGATCGCGCGCGGCCGCGAGGACTTCGGCAACCCCGCCGTCTTCGACCTCCACGCGGGCGAGTCCACCTGGGAGTCCTTCACCGTCACCGCCAAGGACCCGGCCTTCCTCGACTGGATGGAGAAGTTCACCGGCCGGCCGACCGGCCGCGGCGGCCTGCTCACCCTCACCGACTCCCCGTGGCTGCTCACCGTCGTCGTCAACCGTCAGCCGGTCTACCAGCAGCAGCCCGAAGGCGTCTCCGTGTGGTGGGGCTACGGCCTCTTCCCCGACAAGCCCGGCACCTTCGTCAAGAAGCCGATGCGGGAGTGCAGCGGCGCGGAGATCCTCCAGGAGGTCCTCCAGCACCTGGCCCTGGACCCCGACACCGCCGAGAAGATCGCCGGGACCTCGACCGTCATCCCCTGCCTGATGCCGTACATCACCAGCCAGTTCCTGGCGCGCGGCCACGGCGACCGGCCGCAGGTGGTGCCGAAGGGCTCCACCAACCTCGCCTTCATCGGCCAGTACGCCGAGGTCCCAGACGACGTCGTCTTCACCGTCGAGTACTCCGTGCGCACCGCCTGGACCGCCGTCGCGCAACTGCTCGACCTCGACCGGCAGCCCCCGGCCGTCTACAAGGGCCACCACGACCCGCACGTCCTGGCCCAGGCACTGCACACCATGCACCGGAAGTAG
- a CDS encoding universal stress protein — MEASRSASLVVVGRRIPAGRLAVPGLGAVAHAVVHHSHAPVAVVPHD, encoded by the coding sequence GTGGAGGCCTCGCGCAGCGCTTCGCTGGTGGTGGTGGGCCGGCGGATCCCGGCGGGCCGGCTGGCTGTTCCCGGGCTGGGCGCCGTGGCCCACGCGGTGGTGCACCACTCACACGCCCCGGTCGCGGTGGTGCCGCACGACTGA
- a CDS encoding universal stress protein yields the protein MSTMDLTVTVGVDGSEASLAAADWAAREALLRDRPLRVLHALPLMPHLLPSWSRQTRPSGDLLHEVRHVLAVRHPQVPVRTDEVHDAVTSALVAAGEDAELLVLGARGSGGFPELRVGSTALHIAARAGCPTVLLPVDGPGAHPREQVVVGLDARRPAEEALQFAFLAARSHGLPLLVVHADEGSEAGGAERGRNGGGTLLSRVLEPWQLTYPDVEVVADTECASPGRVLVESSAKARLLVLGRRPGDRVAWLGPVAHAVLHHADCPVAVVPEA from the coding sequence ATGAGCACCATGGACCTGACTGTCACCGTAGGCGTCGACGGCTCCGAGGCCAGCCTGGCCGCCGCCGACTGGGCCGCACGTGAGGCGCTGCTGCGTGACCGACCGCTGCGCGTACTGCACGCTCTGCCCCTGATGCCGCACCTGCTCCCCAGCTGGAGCCGCCAGACTCGTCCCAGCGGTGACCTGCTGCACGAGGTCCGGCACGTCCTCGCGGTGCGCCACCCGCAGGTGCCGGTCCGCACCGACGAGGTCCACGACGCCGTCACCTCGGCGCTGGTCGCCGCTGGAGAGGACGCCGAACTGCTGGTCCTCGGGGCGCGTGGCAGCGGCGGCTTCCCGGAGCTGCGGGTCGGCTCCACTGCCCTGCACATCGCCGCGCGGGCCGGCTGTCCTACGGTGCTGCTTCCGGTGGACGGCCCGGGCGCGCATCCGCGTGAGCAGGTGGTGGTGGGGCTGGACGCCCGCCGCCCGGCCGAGGAGGCGCTCCAGTTCGCTTTCCTGGCTGCACGAAGCCATGGCCTGCCGCTGCTTGTGGTGCATGCCGACGAAGGTTCGGAAGCTGGAGGAGCGGAGCGGGGCCGGAACGGCGGGGGCACGCTGCTCTCTCGAGTCCTGGAGCCCTGGCAGCTGACCTATCCCGATGTCGAGGTGGTCGCGGACACCGAGTGTGCCTCGCCGGGCCGGGTGCTGGTGGAGTCGTCTGCCAAGGCCCGGCTGCTGGTGCTCGGCCGCCGCCCGGGTGATCGGGTCGCCTGGCTCGGCCCGGTGGCCCACGCGGTCCTGCACCACGCCGACTGCCCGGTGGCGGTCGTGCCCGAGGCATGA
- a CDS encoding phosphoketolase family protein: protein MTVTAASTPGEPTEAELRALDAHWRAANYLAAGQIYLMANPLLREPLRPEHIKPRLLGHWGTSPGLNLIYTHLNRMISRHDLDAVCVWGPGHGGPAVLAGSWLEGSYSDTYPSVTRDEEGMAKLFRQFSFPGGVPSHVAPETPGSIHEGGELGYALSHAYGAAFDNPHLLVACVIGDGEAETGPLAASWHSDKFLDPVHDGAVLPVLHLNGYKIANPTVLSRLPEDELDALLRGYGHDPLYVTGDDPMAVHRAMAAAMDTALDRIAAVQRAAREDGATERPAWPVIVLRTPKGWTGPHEVDGVPVEGTWRAHQVPLDQVRDNPAHLAQLEEWLRSYRPEELFDEQGQPTDQVLECVPEGRRRLGANPHANGGLLLRELPLPELERYAAPVDKPGATLHEPTRILGDLLEQVMDDTAERRDFRIVGPDETASNRLQAVYGVTGKAWQAATLPVDEHLARDGRVLEILSEHTCQGWLEGYLLTGRHGLFSCYEAFVHIVDSMVNQHIKWLRTTRRIPWRAPIASLNYLLTSHVWRQDHNGFSHQDPGFVDHVLNKSPEAVRVYFPPDTNTLLATADHVLRSRDYVNVVVAGKQPCFDWLTLDEARGHCARGAGIWEWAGTDEGDREPDVVLACAGDVPTQEVVAAAELLRRHLPDLAVRVVNVVDLARLMPAEEHPHGMPDAEFDARFTRDKPVIFAYHGYPWLIHRLAYRRAVHPQLHVRGYKESGTTTTPFDMVVRNDLDRYRLVMDVIDRVPGLAVRAAAIRQAMADQRSRHHDWIREHGTDLPEIADWQPGS, encoded by the coding sequence ATGACCGTGACCGCCGCATCAACGCCCGGAGAGCCGACCGAGGCCGAGCTGCGGGCGCTCGACGCCCACTGGCGGGCCGCCAACTACCTGGCGGCCGGTCAGATCTATCTCATGGCCAACCCGCTGCTGCGGGAACCGCTGCGTCCCGAGCACATCAAGCCCCGCCTGCTCGGCCACTGGGGGACCTCGCCGGGACTGAACCTCATCTATACCCACCTCAACCGGATGATCTCCCGGCACGACCTGGACGCCGTCTGCGTCTGGGGCCCGGGACACGGCGGGCCGGCGGTGCTGGCCGGCTCCTGGCTGGAGGGCAGCTACAGCGACACCTACCCGTCCGTCACCCGCGACGAGGAGGGCATGGCGAAGCTGTTCCGGCAGTTCTCTTTCCCCGGCGGAGTCCCCAGCCACGTCGCGCCCGAGACGCCCGGCTCCATCCACGAGGGCGGCGAGCTGGGCTACGCGCTCTCGCACGCCTACGGCGCCGCCTTCGACAACCCCCACCTGCTGGTCGCCTGCGTGATCGGCGACGGTGAGGCGGAGACCGGGCCGCTGGCCGCCTCCTGGCACAGCGACAAGTTCCTCGACCCGGTGCACGACGGCGCGGTCCTGCCGGTCCTGCACCTGAACGGCTACAAGATCGCCAACCCGACAGTGCTTTCCCGCCTGCCCGAGGACGAACTGGACGCCTTGCTGCGCGGTTACGGCCACGATCCGCTGTACGTCACCGGCGACGACCCGATGGCCGTGCACCGCGCGATGGCCGCCGCCATGGACACCGCCCTCGACCGGATCGCCGCCGTTCAGCGCGCCGCCCGCGAGGACGGAGCCACCGAGCGTCCGGCCTGGCCGGTGATCGTGCTGCGTACCCCCAAGGGCTGGACCGGCCCGCACGAGGTGGACGGCGTGCCGGTGGAGGGCACTTGGCGCGCCCACCAGGTGCCGCTCGACCAGGTCCGCGACAACCCCGCCCACCTCGCACAGCTGGAGGAATGGCTGCGCTCCTACCGCCCCGAGGAGCTCTTCGACGAGCAGGGCCAGCCCACCGACCAGGTCCTCGAGTGTGTTCCCGAGGGACGCCGTAGGCTCGGGGCGAACCCGCACGCCAACGGCGGCCTACTACTGCGCGAGCTGCCCCTGCCCGAGCTGGAGCGCTACGCCGCCCCGGTCGACAAGCCCGGCGCCACCCTGCACGAACCCACCCGGATCCTCGGCGACCTGCTCGAACAGGTGATGGACGATACCGCCGAACGCCGCGACTTCCGGATCGTCGGCCCGGACGAGACCGCCTCCAACCGGCTCCAGGCCGTCTACGGCGTCACCGGCAAGGCCTGGCAGGCCGCCACCCTGCCGGTCGACGAGCATCTGGCCCGCGATGGCCGGGTGCTGGAGATCCTCTCCGAACACACCTGCCAGGGCTGGCTGGAGGGCTACCTCCTCACCGGCCGGCACGGTCTCTTCTCCTGCTACGAGGCCTTCGTCCACATCGTCGACTCGATGGTCAACCAGCACATCAAGTGGCTGCGCACCACCCGGCGGATCCCCTGGCGAGCCCCCATCGCCTCGCTCAACTACCTACTCACCTCGCACGTCTGGCGCCAGGATCACAACGGCTTCTCCCACCAGGACCCGGGCTTCGTCGACCACGTCCTCAACAAGAGCCCCGAAGCTGTCCGGGTCTACTTCCCACCGGACACCAACACCCTGCTGGCCACCGCCGACCACGTACTGCGCAGCCGGGACTACGTGAACGTGGTGGTCGCCGGCAAGCAGCCCTGCTTCGACTGGCTCACCCTGGACGAGGCCCGCGGGCACTGCGCCCGGGGCGCCGGGATCTGGGAGTGGGCGGGTACGGACGAAGGCGACCGCGAGCCCGACGTGGTGCTGGCCTGCGCCGGAGACGTCCCCACCCAGGAGGTGGTCGCGGCGGCTGAGCTGCTGCGCCGTCACCTGCCCGACCTGGCGGTGCGGGTGGTGAACGTGGTGGACCTGGCCCGACTGATGCCCGCCGAGGAGCACCCGCACGGCATGCCCGACGCCGAGTTCGACGCCCGCTTCACCCGCGACAAGCCGGTGATCTTTGCCTACCACGGCTACCCGTGGCTGATCCACCGCCTCGCCTACCGCCGCGCCGTCCACCCGCAGCTGCACGTGCGCGGCTACAAGGAGTCCGGCACCACGACCACCCCCTTCGACATGGTCGTCCGCAACGACCTGGACCGCTACCGCCTCGTCATGGACGTCATCGACCGGGTGCCCGGCCTCGCGGTGCGCGCCGCCGCCATCCGGCAGGCGATGGCCGACCAGCGCAGCCGGCACCACGACTGGATCCGCGAGCACGGCACCGACCTGCCCGAGATCGCCGACTGGCAGCCGGGCAGCTGA
- a CDS encoding oleate hydratase, which yields MIDSEREAKAYLVGGGIAALAAAAFLIRDGDVPGENIHILEQLPLAGGSLDGRGSPEAAYVTRGGRMLEDEAYTCLWNLLETIPTLDDPEVSVSQEITDFNRAWPTDAKARLIDRDHWIVDAACLGLNAHDRLELTRLLVLPESVIGARRIDEFFTEHFFGTNFWAMWRTTFAFQNWHSAIELKRYLLRFLQEFPRIHTLAGVRRTRLNQYDSIVRPLTAWLLEHGVRFEHGVTVTDVDFTEHGGIRRAKRLYLEREGLREQVELGDLDLAFITLGSMTADASYGDDHTAPEVIRDKRDGSWTLWETLSRKASDFGRPAVFNGSIPEAAWESFTLTMRSPALLKRIEEFSGNAPGTGALMTFKDSPWLMSIVVPRPPHFDGQPDDVFTLWGYGLFIDTPGEHTAKTMAECTGREILTELLGQLGFEDLTEEVLATTTVTTVMMPYITSQFARRGAGDRPRVIPHGARNFALLGQYVEIPEDVVFTVEYSVRGAMHAVYQLLGLDLPVPPVHHALAEPATALRALRTAFA from the coding sequence ATGATCGACAGCGAGCGCGAGGCGAAGGCGTACCTGGTCGGCGGCGGGATCGCCGCCCTGGCCGCCGCGGCCTTCCTGATCCGGGACGGCGACGTCCCCGGCGAGAACATCCACATTCTGGAGCAGCTCCCGCTCGCGGGCGGCTCGCTCGACGGCCGGGGCTCACCGGAGGCGGCGTACGTGACCCGCGGCGGGCGGATGCTGGAGGACGAGGCCTACACCTGCCTGTGGAACCTGTTGGAGACGATCCCCACGCTGGACGACCCGGAGGTCTCCGTCAGCCAGGAGATCACCGACTTCAACCGGGCATGGCCGACCGACGCCAAGGCCCGGCTGATTGACCGCGACCACTGGATCGTCGACGCCGCCTGCCTCGGCCTCAACGCCCACGACCGTCTGGAGCTGACCCGGCTGCTGGTCCTGCCCGAGTCGGTGATCGGCGCGCGCCGGATCGACGAGTTCTTCACCGAGCACTTCTTCGGCACCAACTTCTGGGCGATGTGGCGCACCACCTTCGCGTTCCAGAACTGGCACAGCGCCATCGAGCTGAAGCGCTACCTGCTGCGCTTCCTCCAGGAGTTCCCGCGCATCCACACCCTGGCCGGTGTACGCCGCACCCGCCTCAACCAGTACGACTCCATCGTGCGGCCGCTCACCGCGTGGCTGCTGGAGCACGGGGTGCGCTTCGAGCACGGCGTCACCGTGACCGACGTCGACTTCACCGAGCACGGCGGCATCCGCCGTGCCAAGCGCCTGTACCTCGAACGCGAGGGCCTCCGTGAGCAGGTCGAACTCGGCGATCTGGACCTGGCGTTCATCACACTCGGCTCGATGACCGCCGACGCCTCCTACGGAGATGACCACACCGCACCCGAGGTCATCCGCGACAAGCGCGACGGGAGCTGGACGCTCTGGGAGACCCTCTCCCGCAAGGCTTCCGACTTCGGCCGGCCCGCCGTCTTCAACGGCAGCATCCCCGAGGCCGCCTGGGAGTCGTTCACCCTCACCATGCGCAGCCCCGCGCTGCTCAAGCGCATCGAAGAGTTCAGCGGCAACGCCCCGGGCACCGGCGCGCTGATGACCTTCAAGGACTCGCCATGGCTGATGTCGATCGTCGTCCCCCGCCCCCCGCACTTCGACGGACAGCCGGACGACGTCTTCACCCTGTGGGGCTACGGCCTGTTTATCGACACCCCGGGCGAACACACTGCCAAGACCATGGCCGAGTGCACCGGGCGAGAGATCCTCACCGAACTCCTGGGACAGCTCGGCTTCGAGGACCTGACCGAGGAGGTCCTCGCCACCACGACCGTCACCACCGTGATGATGCCCTACATCACCAGTCAGTTCGCCCGCCGCGGCGCGGGTGACCGCCCGCGTGTGATCCCGCACGGGGCGCGCAACTTCGCCCTCCTCGGCCAGTACGTCGAGATCCCCGAGGACGTGGTCTTCACCGTCGAGTACTCCGTGCGCGGCGCCATGCACGCCGTCTACCAACTCCTCGGCCTTGACCTGCCCGTCCCTCCGGTCCACCACGCCCTGGCCGAGCCTGCCACGGCCCTGCGGGCCCTGCGAACCGCCTTCGCCTGA
- a CDS encoding universal stress protein: protein MAEYVLAAIDGSEESIAAARWAADEATRHGLPLRLVHAQTWLDDLHNDRSQPADVRALTTRMLSDAKRAVDDTHRRLEIRAELIGGGEPVDVLVDAAADARMLVLGSRGLGGFGGLMVGSIGLAVTARSEVPTVLVRSGGTERPDGAEVVVGVDTREAAPDVIDFAFREAERRGAVLRAVHGWTPPPVWGYAGWVAPQPEAEQFREIEDELFTLAMTGWQEKYPEVTVVQDSRIGSGAAALVDACADADLVVVGRRRRPQHHGGMRLGPVAHAVLHHAQPPVAVVPHD from the coding sequence ATGGCCGAATACGTGCTCGCCGCCATTGACGGCTCGGAGGAGAGCATCGCCGCCGCTCGCTGGGCGGCCGACGAAGCCACCCGCCACGGCCTGCCGCTGCGCCTGGTCCACGCCCAGACCTGGCTCGACGACCTGCACAACGACCGCAGTCAGCCGGCCGACGTCCGTGCCCTGACCACGCGCATGCTCTCCGATGCCAAGCGAGCGGTGGACGACACCCACCGGAGACTGGAAATCCGCGCCGAGCTGATCGGGGGCGGCGAGCCTGTCGACGTGCTGGTCGACGCGGCGGCCGACGCCCGCATGCTGGTCCTCGGCTCCCGCGGGCTCGGCGGCTTCGGCGGACTCATGGTCGGCTCCATCGGCCTGGCCGTCACCGCGCGCAGCGAGGTCCCGACCGTGCTGGTCCGCTCCGGCGGGACCGAACGGCCCGACGGGGCCGAGGTCGTCGTCGGCGTCGACACCCGCGAGGCTGCCCCTGACGTCATCGACTTCGCGTTCCGCGAGGCCGAGCGGCGCGGGGCGGTGCTGCGAGCCGTGCACGGCTGGACGCCCCCGCCGGTCTGGGGCTACGCCGGCTGGGTGGCCCCGCAGCCCGAGGCCGAGCAGTTCCGGGAGATCGAGGACGAACTCTTCACGCTGGCGATGACCGGCTGGCAGGAGAAGTACCCCGAGGTCACGGTGGTCCAGGACAGCAGGATCGGAAGCGGCGCCGCGGCCCTGGTCGACGCCTGCGCCGACGCGGACCTTGTCGTGGTGGGCCGCCGACGCCGCCCACAGCACCACGGCGGCATGCGGCTCGGGCCGGTCGCCCACGCCGTGCTCCACCACGCGCAGCCCCCGGTCGCCGTCGTCCCGCACGACTGA
- a CDS encoding glycoside hydrolase family 9 protein — MEKIGAGVIGMTAVGVATTVLAVCCIQSAQGTTAAASTSAAPRAVVRVDQVGYTSGEAKQAYLMTSASASKASFRVRDASGKEVLSGKVGASTGGWNSTYKAVHTLDLSRLTEPGDYRVEVFGPVSATSPQFHIAPADELFGKLIQDNVRFFQAQRDGANVVPTELRRKPSHLADRQATVYDTPAYDADEKVLLAPLKPVDGPVDVSGGWNDAGDFLKFTHTASYSTASLLLAQRAMPVGGKELAAESRHGLDWLDKMWDDESRTLYVQVGLGKGDTDDGSGKIRSDHDIWRLPEADDALQVKPGDPNYLIKHRPVFRAAPPGKQISPNLAGRVAATFALAAQLDAADNPDRAHAELEKAAHIYELANTAPGDQLVTAFPHGFYPEASWQDDMEFGASELALAGQALGDNRAADWIKQAGHWANQYINSDTKGTLGLGDVSALAHADLAKLLNYGAPNTEVTSSQLVADLKRQLDDGSSRAARDPFRAGAVYTDFDSVPHTFGLAATAQLYHRVTGDSRYDAFATQQRNWTLGANAWGSSFVIGAGTTFPHCPEHQAANLAGDLDGEGDILLGGVVNGPNAAAKLKDLNSFPAMRKCPTNQGNPFAAFDGRGSGYMDHVGAWQTVESADDFTATALLAFTLSTSTPQNAEANTK, encoded by the coding sequence ATGGAAAAAATAGGTGCCGGCGTCATCGGCATGACCGCTGTCGGCGTGGCGACCACCGTGCTCGCGGTCTGCTGCATCCAGTCCGCCCAGGGAACGACCGCAGCGGCCTCCACGTCCGCAGCACCTCGCGCCGTAGTGCGCGTGGACCAGGTCGGCTACACGTCCGGTGAGGCCAAGCAGGCCTACCTCATGACCTCCGCCTCCGCGTCCAAGGCGTCCTTCCGGGTGCGGGACGCCTCCGGAAAGGAAGTGCTGAGCGGCAAGGTCGGGGCCTCCACCGGCGGGTGGAACAGCACCTACAAGGCCGTTCACACCCTGGACCTGTCCCGCCTCACCGAGCCCGGTGACTACCGGGTGGAGGTGTTCGGGCCCGTGAGTGCGACCTCCCCGCAGTTCCACATCGCTCCCGCGGACGAACTGTTCGGCAAGCTCATCCAGGACAACGTCCGCTTTTTTCAGGCCCAGCGCGACGGAGCCAACGTCGTTCCCACCGAGCTGCGACGCAAGCCCTCACACCTGGCGGACCGCCAGGCCACCGTGTACGACACCCCCGCCTACGACGCGGACGAGAAGGTTCTGCTGGCGCCCCTCAAGCCGGTCGACGGCCCGGTCGACGTCTCCGGCGGCTGGAACGATGCCGGTGACTTCCTCAAGTTCACGCACACCGCCTCCTACTCCACCGCGAGTCTGCTGCTCGCGCAGCGGGCCATGCCCGTCGGTGGGAAGGAGCTGGCCGCCGAGAGCCGCCACGGGCTGGACTGGCTCGACAAGATGTGGGACGACGAGTCCCGCACCCTCTACGTGCAGGTCGGTCTCGGCAAGGGCGACACGGACGACGGCAGCGGCAAAATCCGCTCCGATCACGACATCTGGCGCCTGCCCGAGGCCGACGACGCCCTCCAGGTCAAGCCCGGCGACCCGAACTACCTGATCAAGCACCGACCGGTCTTCCGTGCGGCACCCCCCGGCAAACAGATCAGCCCCAACCTCGCCGGGCGCGTCGCCGCGACCTTCGCCCTGGCCGCCCAGCTGGACGCGGCAGACAACCCGGACCGGGCACACGCGGAGCTGGAAAAGGCCGCACACATCTACGAACTCGCCAATACGGCACCCGGTGACCAGCTGGTCACTGCCTTCCCCCACGGGTTCTATCCCGAGGCATCCTGGCAGGACGACATGGAATTCGGCGCCAGCGAGCTGGCCCTCGCCGGCCAGGCCCTCGGCGACAACCGGGCAGCCGACTGGATCAAGCAAGCCGGCCACTGGGCCAACCAGTACATCAACTCCGACACCAAGGGCACCCTGGGGCTTGGCGACGTCAGCGCACTCGCACACGCCGACCTCGCCAAGCTCCTCAACTATGGCGCCCCGAACACAGAGGTGACCAGCAGCCAGCTTGTCGCCGACCTCAAGCGACAGCTCGACGACGGCAGCTCCCGCGCGGCCCGCGACCCGTTCCGAGCCGGCGCCGTCTACACCGACTTCGACTCCGTGCCCCACACCTTCGGTCTGGCCGCCACCGCCCAGCTGTACCACCGCGTGACCGGAGACTCCCGCTATGACGCCTTCGCCACCCAGCAGCGCAACTGGACGCTGGGCGCCAACGCCTGGGGCTCCTCCTTCGTCATCGGGGCAGGCACCACCTTCCCGCACTGCCCCGAGCACCAGGCCGCCAACCTCGCCGGTGACCTCGACGGGGAAGGCGACATCCTGCTGGGCGGTGTCGTCAACGGCCCCAACGCCGCTGCCAAGCTCAAGGACCTCAACTCCTTCCCCGCCATGCGCAAGTGCCCGACGAACCAGGGCAACCCCTTCGCGGCTTTCGACGGACGCGGCAGCGGCTACATGGACCATGTAGGAGCCTGGCAGACGGTCGAATCCGCGGACGACTTCACCGCCACAGCCCTGCTTGCCTTCACCCTCTCCACCTCCACCCCCCAGAACGCCGAGGCCAACACCAAGTGA
- a CDS encoding polysaccharide deacetylase family protein, translating into MKTTRRTTLLLSGGIGLAAVLALVPATPGPGGHPGAAGATPESAVPSSPEAGRPSPSASQTWDGTVHVLGDGSTSDTGPEPKQLVPQKLKPGEKPPQFVVFSWDGALEGDERLFSHFLQVAEQSNAQMTFFLAGIYLLPKSKRYLYHPPQHPVGTSAIDLPTDQHIKDTLAQLRQAWADGDEIGTHFNGHFCKPAPGGGDTWSSSEWLSETQQAYSFVENWKTNTGYNDIPPLPFDYQKELVGGRAPCLEGQTNLLPVEKQLGWRYDASSPGEFQIWPTRTNGIWNFPLQQLPYPKKNFQFLSMDFNLMANQSGDNPSDDTSKYPGWEKETRDGYLNGFERAYNGSRAPLFIGNHFETWNGGIYMKAVEDVMRTACTKPDVRCVSFKELADWLDVQDPSVLARLRTLDPGQAPDWASFVKK; encoded by the coding sequence ATGAAGACCACCCGTCGTACCACGCTGCTGCTGAGCGGTGGCATCGGACTAGCGGCCGTGCTCGCGCTGGTTCCCGCCACGCCGGGCCCGGGCGGCCATCCGGGGGCCGCCGGGGCGACGCCGGAGAGTGCCGTGCCGAGCAGCCCGGAGGCCGGCCGTCCGAGCCCTTCGGCCAGCCAGACGTGGGACGGCACGGTCCACGTGCTCGGTGACGGGTCCACCTCCGACACCGGACCGGAGCCCAAGCAGCTAGTGCCGCAGAAGCTGAAGCCGGGCGAAAAGCCGCCGCAGTTCGTGGTCTTCTCCTGGGACGGCGCGCTGGAGGGCGACGAGCGCCTGTTCTCGCACTTCCTCCAGGTGGCGGAGCAGAGCAACGCCCAGATGACGTTCTTCCTGGCCGGCATCTACCTGCTGCCCAAATCCAAGCGCTACCTCTACCACCCGCCCCAGCACCCGGTGGGCACCTCGGCCATCGACCTCCCGACCGACCAGCACATCAAGGACACCCTCGCGCAGCTGCGGCAGGCCTGGGCGGACGGCGACGAGATCGGCACCCACTTCAACGGGCACTTCTGCAAGCCCGCCCCCGGCGGCGGCGACACCTGGAGCAGCTCCGAGTGGCTGAGCGAGACCCAGCAGGCCTACTCCTTCGTGGAGAACTGGAAGACCAACACCGGATACAACGACATCCCGCCGCTACCCTTCGACTACCAGAAGGAGCTGGTCGGCGGCCGGGCGCCGTGCCTGGAGGGGCAGACCAACCTGCTGCCGGTCGAGAAGCAGCTGGGCTGGCGCTACGACGCCAGCTCGCCGGGCGAGTTCCAGATATGGCCGACCAGGACGAACGGCATCTGGAACTTCCCTCTGCAGCAACTCCCGTACCCCAAAAAGAACTTCCAGTTCCTCTCGATGGACTTCAACCTCATGGCCAACCAGTCCGGCGACAACCCGTCGGACGACACGTCGAAGTACCCGGGCTGGGAGAAGGAGACCCGGGACGGCTACCTCAACGGCTTCGAGCGGGCCTACAACGGCAGCCGGGCACCGCTGTTCATCGGGAACCACTTCGAGACCTGGAACGGCGGCATCTACATGAAGGCGGTCGAGGACGTGATGCGGACCGCCTGCACGAAGCCGGACGTGCGCTGCGTCTCGTTCAAGGAACTCGCCGACTGGCTGGACGTCCAGGACCCCAGCGTGCTCGCCCGGCTGCGCACCCTGGATCCGGGCCAGGCACCGGACTGGGCGAGCTTCGTCAAGAAGTGA